The Thunnus albacares chromosome 13, fThuAlb1.1, whole genome shotgun sequence genome segment CAGGATTAAGAGAGAATCACTGGCAGAGAAAACGACTTCAAACACACTTCAAACCTCGTAAAACATCCAAAATAATAATTCTACAATAAGAATCAGGtcaacatctgaaatgtgaagttacatcaaagtttaaaaaactagtataatttatgtaaaagtggtttaaaagaaagatgagtAAAATGGATGATaagaaggaagaaaacaaaagtaataaattttctctgtgtgtattttagttgtttttgtcttttttcctgttttggtgAGATGTCTTTATAAGCCCTTACaggttttttaaaatctcaccAGCACAATCCTTTCACTCCTTTAAagcactgtttttatttgtgtgtgtgttgttatttgtgcaaaataaatgacattaaactAAAGGTTAAACTGATTCCTATAAACTTGATTCTACAAAGCACCAAAAAATGTAATAAGTtggatttaaaatgtgatttattccatcaaacacaacagaaagaaaatcattGATAGAATTAGTGTTATGGTCTTCTGAAAAATAAGCCTGTAATTATAAGTAACTACCAGTTTTAATaaagatcaataaataaatgacatgtTAAAGAGTTGTGAAGTGGGAGGGGCCACTGGTTCTGtaagtgtttttcctcattctgtATTCCTGTTTATAATTTATCTTTAAACAATCTCctcagtagggatgtgcagagggtccattatttgtatttgtatctgtatttgttgaggcagcaaaattatttgtatttttatttgaataaaagtggaaagaggcttaaaaatcctgtttttgtttttattacccttttaattttagaaaattaaagtgttacaataagtgttctcttgggagcacttcatttgtgtcagtagctcagttttatctctggggaacacccccaactccaggagtgatgtccaaattaggaaatgtgcgtcatgtagcaggtggatgtgactcccctcattgagacctgctgatagacgtcacagcggagcagaggaaagacactgagatagtgatgtaaccgatatgtgtgctggtatttaacatgtttttttttcttcccgaaaacaaatcatttttaaaatatttgtatgaaacaaatattcgtaaaaaaaaaaacactatttgtgctttgctgaataacatatttgtattcgggcacacctcTACTCCTCAGTATTACATAGAACATAACACAGAACTCAGGACTGTCCTGGTTTATTTAATGATCCTGTAGGTTTATATTATGACCACCAGCTTCAATGATTTCAACTTTGTTCCTGAGAAATTAGGTTTTGTTTGTCGTTATGGCGGACGGGTAAAAATACTACCATACCCATGAACCTCGGCtgccgttgctatggagaagaagtcAGTCAGAATGTTTTGTCATTGAAATCTCAACAAAATGTGGCGCCATAGTGGCTGAATTCACACATGACCgaattttaagctctgtgattggctgtcaTAGTTAACTTCTAATGTTCATCTTTTGTGCTGATGATTCAAACCGGAGAGTTCAAAGTCAAACAAAGCTGTagtgctcaaactgtgagtctTGGAGAAAATGAAGTGATTCTTACTTCCAGGAAAAATGTCCTCCACCTTCACAACTCTACACACCACTTCCTGTCACCtcgcctctctctctcgttGTTCTCCAGTATGCTTGGCCGCTCATGGTCGCTACGCTCAGAAGCTGCTGACGGACTTATTCTCCAACTACACCAACGCTTTGCGGCCGGTGGAGGACACCGACCACATCATCAACGTCACGCTGCAGATCACCCTCTCCCAGATCATCGACATGGTAATCACATCCTAACTGCTGATCTAAGTCCATGTCGTGTATAATCATCAAACGCTTTTACTATTTATATCCTATTAATACTTTAGCTATATTGTGGGtacttgttgttgttattattgttattagtagttttattgttgcttgttttttgttcccTTGGATTTTATCACACTGCCGTTTTGCACTATGATTTAATGTTTACTTGCATGGACCACAGGAAGAGTAGTTGCTACCTTGGTCGTTgctaatggggatccaaataaataaacataaatacgtgtatgtgtgtggcgTTCTTCCTCCAGGATGAGAGGAACCAGATTCTGACCACCTACCTGTGGATCCGCCAGGTGTGGATGGACGCCTACCTCACCTGGAAGAAGGAGGACTACGACGGCCTCGACACCATCCGCATACCCAGCAGCTACGTGTGGAGACCTGATATCGTCCTGTATAACAGGTCGGTGTGACTTCCTGTCAGACTGCAGAACGTTGGCGGGGGAAACACTCTGATTATGTCAGAAATACTGAGTTATCCCTCTACTTTCTCCACCACAGTGCAGACGACGTGTTCTCCAGCTCCATGGAGACCAACGTGGTTCTCCGTAATGATGGCCAGGTCATGTGGGACCAGCCGGCCATCACCAAGAGCTCCTGCTCCGTGGACGTGGCCTTCTTCCCCTTTGATGTGCAGGAGTGTCACTTCACCTTCGGCTCCTGGACTCACAACGGCAACCAGATGGACCTGTCCAACGCCTTGGACAGCGCCGACCTGGCGGACTTTGTTCCCAATGTGGAGTGGGAGGTGAGTTCTTACCTTGTTCTTGTTCTCAGGACAAGGCTTCATTCCtgaaccatttttttttcaaaccagGTTCTGGGCATGCCAGCCAAGAAGAACGTCATCCTGTACGGCTGCTGTTCTGACCCATACCCAGACATCACCTTCACCCTCCACCTGAAGAGGCGTGCCTCCTTCTACATCTTCAACCTCCTCATCCCCTGCATGATGATCTCCTTCCTGGCTCCGCTGGGCTTCTACCTGCCGGCTGACTCGGGTGAAAAAGTTTCTCTGGGTGTCACGGTGCTGCTGGCCCTCACCGTGTTTCAGTTGCTGGTGGCTGAGAGCATGCCGCCCTCCGAGAGCGTCCCGCTGATAGGTGAGGAGTCTGgtttttaagtttttcattttttgagtTTCTAAGTCAAGCAGGTGGTGATCGAGGTGGTTTTAGTACATGTAAGATACCCTGTTAAGTAGTTCTATTACAACAAAGGGCTACACCAAGTTCTTTGGAAGTTGAAACCTGAAGGCAAtcattgttgtgtttgattCAGGGACTTACAACaatgctgtgtctcaaatcatatacttctgtacttacacttaacattttgagtgcataagtgcgttcacactgagaagtatggaaaatgcagtgcactgtgagtacctggatggtgcactcaaaacggtcaaaaagttgagtgtggaactatggacacttctcgccctcaatggtcgccatcttggctacgtagcagaaggggagggaccacttttcaaactggaaatggcggccgggtacattgtaactacggtgaacatcgccaCATTATAAACATGTAAGttaaacatgtgttttttagttgtcagatataagccatcagaatgttttttgggttaatttagcagtctgtaatgatttggtagcgcgaatgctaacgctagctaatgctaatttgcaatcgtcatttccggtaagtgcacgACGgccgtgtttgatttgagacaacactaccctgtagAAATTCGCACACTACGccagtaagtacatagtgtacacagtgtactacatgaaagtgtactaacagaagtgtacgatttgagacacagctcaaGACTCAGTTCCCATTCAGAACTGTTTCCAAATTGTCAGATTCCTGAGAatcattttgtttgacacaGTTATTGATGGCTGGATGCACAACGCAAATGACATAACAACAGGACGCACACTGTCAGGATCTCCCAGAGTTCTGATGTGGTCGCTGTGCATGGACGCATATACGAAACCATTCAACAAATGCAAGTAATAGGCAGTGATTTGAAGTCAGAATCAGTCTATACCGGCTGTAAACAACAGTACAGACAAACAAAGCATCTTTTATAGCCTGTCCAGTCTAAATAAAGTATACTTGCACCAGCAAGACCAGCTGCACATCAGCTCTACAGTGCTCAGCTGTTAATGAACGAGTTTATTGTACAAAGTGACAACTAAACATAAAGCCAGACAGCAGAGGTGTTAACTTAGACAGAAATCGTTGCTTCAGTAAAAGTCTctacattttacagaaaaccGCATCCTCACACtctattaaataaaatatttctataCCACTTTGATTGGAAGCACCTTGATTTTCCATTCTTGACTGTGCAGGGAGATACCTACAAATTTGGCTGAGAAGGTTGTTTTGCACATAAACCAGCAGGTGATCCGGCGTCAGGCTGACCGGCAGAAAGCTCTGCACCGCCAGGGAGCGAGACGCCGGGCTGATGAGTCTGGTGGACTCAGTCGATGGAGGCGGTGGCGTTTCTTCTTCCTCAACTCtcgctttttttaaaataacacattgtaGCATTAACGTTACATCGCTTGAAAAGCCAGCGAGTCAGTTGGCTGAACCAGAGAACCAGTTGTTTCACTTGTGTGGTGAAaactttaaattgtgtttttagttCTGGTGGTAAGACGTTGCATAACTGGAAGCCCTGACTGACCAAAAGTTGTTCAATAAAATGCTGAGATACAGTTATAAAGGAGAAGAAAGTTGCCAAGCAAgcagatttgttgttgttgttgttgtgtgtgtttgtgttcttgtttGTAACCAACAGATAAACGGAACAGACAGTAAAGACCTCGGTGTGCAGTTTTCGGCTCGGCAGTAAACATCCCGTTTATGTTTGTTGGCTAACAGCACTGTAACGATCAGGAGGGCAGCAGGTCGATGAGACCTGTCagcgtttttttaaaaatacaacaatcaCAGCTCGATGGTCTCTCAGTCATCAGAGCAGCGGTTCAATCTTTGAGTTTCAATGCTGCCAACAGCACCTCAGATTTCAGCCGAGATCCTTCTGTATAAGCACAAGAAACTCAAAAGATTAAACATCAGCCTTATAAACTCAAAGCTTTCAGAATTAAGTTCAAAAAGTTGTGAATACAACATCAGCAGTTCACAATAACTTTTCTTGTAATTCTTGTAAACAGGgactgtcctcacaagaaaagaTAGCATTGGTTATTTGTTCTAATGCTTTAAATGACCTGTATTACCAATGTAAAtccatcacttcctgttttctccACCAATCACCAAGACAGACATTTGCCTTCAATACTACACATGGattttgaactgtaaattgTTTTCCATTTCCTTTCCAACAGGAAAGTACTACATTGCTACCATGACGATGGTCACTGCATCGACAGCGCTCACCATCTTCATCATGAACATTCACCACTGCGGTGGGGAGGCTTGTCCGGTCCCAGAGTGGGCCGAGCGCTTCATCCTCAACCACCTCGCCCGTATCTGTTTTGTCTACGAGGTCGGTGAGAACTGTTTCAGTACGAATTCATCCAGGAAACAACCTCTGTCACAGGAGCAATCTGACGCCCCGTCGGCCAATGGCGGAAACCCCAAAGAAACAAACTGGGATGTGAATGGGCGGGCATGGGGAGGGAGGGCGGAGGAGGACGGAGAGGGGGAGTCTCTGAAGCCCGGGAAGGATTTCACCAACCAGACGGACTGGAAAGAGGATCTGTTTGTGACCATCGAGCAGTCGGAGGAggaaggagctgctggaggaaGTGAAGGGCAGGAGGAGGAGTCAAACAGTAcctgtggaggaggaggagggcgagttgaagaaaagaaaggtgtaggaggtgaaggaggaggcgGAGCCGGGGAGAACAGGAAGAAGATCTTGGTGAGAACCCAGTGTGTTTGCCAGCACCAGGGACTGTGTGGTGCCGTTGAGTACATTGCCAACTCATACAAGGACCAGCGATCCGCACAGATGCGCATCGGGGAGTGGAGGAAGGTCGCCAAGGTCATGGATCGCTTCTTCATGTGGCTCTTCTTCATCATGGCCTTCTTCATGAGCATCCTCATCCTGGGAAAGGCCATCTGATGGAGGCTTCGAAGAATCATGAGAGGGTGAGGGAAGAGAATCTGTTCAACGATGAAATTATTTGTGTAACGTTTTCTTGAAACAAGTGAACATTGATGGTTGTAATACTGTGTGAATTCCAGATTAAAGGCTTGATCCACCATTTTTTTGTACAGCACATCAACCCGccataaatgtactgtatattctatCTGGTATGTTTGCAAACAATGATTTCCACCAGAGTTTAAAATATAGATTTGTGGGTTTGAAAGAGGCTCAGCCGCACAGATGGATAAACAGGTGGCTACATCAGAGTTTATGCAAAAAGATCAAAgataatttcaaatattttaaaagaatcacatcaaatatgaagattttttttaattcaatagTATGATCTGTAGCTTTGAAGGTTGCACTACTGTTGTGCCTGCTGTTACCAAGCAACCAAAACCGCTTGCATCTTTTTGGTTTTTAgcggcggttggcaaccagcgttgTCTGACCTTTCAACTGGATATTGTGATGTCCTTGGACAGAAAGGGTGAAGCAAGTCCTGTGGAGCTGATTAATTCATGTCACACACATGACCTGCAGTTTGCTTGCTGCGTTCAAAAAAGTTGAGATTTTTCCATCTTGGTGCGCTGTGGACGCGCCCGAAAAAACAGGCACGTTGCAACAAACACGTGCTGCGACGGCATTGCTTTCAGTTTAGGCGCACTCGTCTCACCTCTCcattgaaaataatgaatttaaaacATCTTAACGGCCACCTAAGCAACACATGCAGCAACTTGACAGGGATCGTCTTGAGTTGATGTCAACTCGCACATCAACTCcgcagaaaagcagcaattttgtcacatttattCTCCATATTGGCCAAAACTGGCCGCTGTACCCCGACGACTCCTTCTGTCTGGAGGACGTGTTGAAAGCTGGTGGTTGGAACTTGAGAGTTTAGTGCCCAGTCACGTAAAactttcagggttttttttgtttcgcATAAAGAAAAAACCCAAGAATCGTACATAACACGTCCCCAGAAACATCTGCGATAGATTCCTGACATCAAATACTTTATGACAAAGTCAGATTTGCCAcagaaattaatcaaattattaaTGATTACAAACCAAACTGTTGGTGTTATTGATTTTACTGTGGATTTTCTTAAAACTGTCTGTTGGGattcagagaagaaaagagcaaaCTAATTAGTGTCCTCAGATGCCTtcacatacaatatatattaatttaaagaGCACAGCGTAAGTTAAATTAGCTAAACTCATCTATTTCTAAGGAAATCTCAAATAAACTActaaagaaaacaatgttttatgcaGCTGGATGCAGGAGtctattttacacacacacacacacaaatatatatatatatataaatgtgtatatgtacacacacac includes the following:
- the LOC122996077 gene encoding neuronal acetylcholine receptor subunit alpha-9-like isoform X1, which gives rise to MSSTFTTLHTTSCHLASLSRCSPVCLAAHGRYAQKLLTDLFSNYTNALRPVEDTDHIINVTLQITLSQIIDMDERNQILTTYLWIRQVWMDAYLTWKKEDYDGLDTIRIPSSYVWRPDIVLYNSADDVFSSSMETNVVLRNDGQVMWDQPAITKSSCSVDVAFFPFDVQECHFTFGSWTHNGNQMDLSNALDSADLADFVPNVEWEVLGMPAKKNVILYGCCSDPYPDITFTLHLKRRASFYIFNLLIPCMMISFLAPLGFYLPADSGEKVSLGVTVLLALTVFQLLVAESMPPSESVPLIGKYYIATMTMVTASTALTIFIMNIHHCGGEACPVPEWAERFILNHLARICFVYEVGENCFSTNSSRKQPLSQEQSDAPSANGGNPKETNWDVNGRAWGGRAEEDGEGESLKPGKDFTNQTDWKEDLFVTIEQSEEEGAAGGSEGQEEESNSTCGGGGGRVEEKKGVGGEGGGGAGENRKKILVRTQCVCQHQGLCGAVEYIANSYKDQRSAQMRIGEWRKVAKVMDRFFMWLFFIMAFFMSILILGKAI
- the LOC122996077 gene encoding neuronal acetylcholine receptor subunit alpha-9-like isoform X2, with the protein product MKLLCSGSIACLSLLFFLPVCLAAHGRYAQKLLTDLFSNYTNALRPVEDTDHIINVTLQITLSQIIDMDERNQILTTYLWIRQVWMDAYLTWKKEDYDGLDTIRIPSSYVWRPDIVLYNSADDVFSSSMETNVVLRNDGQVMWDQPAITKSSCSVDVAFFPFDVQECHFTFGSWTHNGNQMDLSNALDSADLADFVPNVEWEVLGMPAKKNVILYGCCSDPYPDITFTLHLKRRASFYIFNLLIPCMMISFLAPLGFYLPADSGEKVSLGVTVLLALTVFQLLVAESMPPSESVPLIGKYYIATMTMVTASTALTIFIMNIHHCGGEACPVPEWAERFILNHLARICFVYEVGENCFSTNSSRKQPLSQEQSDAPSANGGNPKETNWDVNGRAWGGRAEEDGEGESLKPGKDFTNQTDWKEDLFVTIEQSEEEGAAGGSEGQEEESNSTCGGGGGRVEEKKGVGGEGGGGAGENRKKILVRTQCVCQHQGLCGAVEYIANSYKDQRSAQMRIGEWRKVAKVMDRFFMWLFFIMAFFMSILILGKAI